The Nodosilinea sp. PGN35 genomic sequence CCCTCTGGTAGGTTTCAATGGCTTGGATGTGAGCGGCTGGATTGCCTCGGTTATGGAGCCAGTCTTGAATCAGCTCCAGGTTGTAGCGGACACAGCGACTGTTGATCCGCACCCAGTGAATGCCCTCAATCCATTCGCCCTGAAGGCGGTATTTCTTCAGCGTTGAACCGCTGAGGTTGAGCCGTTCTGAGGCCGTTCGTTTGTTAACAAAAAGAAGCATGGCACCCAACTCCTGGGTAAACGACAGGGCCAAGGCCCAAAGCAGAGTTGGTAGAGCGTTGTGGTGCAGCCCCTGATTGGTATGGCGGTTGCACTGTCCTGATGCTGTCATTCTAGGGGAGCCAGCAAGGGTTTAGCTGATACAATGCTGATTAATTTATAATGCTTATTAATAGATCAGCATAAGCAATTGCCCCATGAGAATTCCCCCCCTCCCCCCTCCCCCCTGGTGCTCCTGTTGAGGGCTAGGAAGCAATGGAGATGCAGAATCGGCACCCAGCTGTTATCCCTGGATGAGCCTTCCTTTAGTCATTGATGATGTCTGCGAGGTCGGGCTACGGATGTGAAGCTTGATAGGTGATTATCTATTGGGCTCAAGTTTTTGATAGAACTTCTTGCCCACCAACCTTTCTTGAGGTTGTTTGCTTACAACCGCCATGGCGACTCGGTCGGTGGACTCTATGATGATGGGGAATTGTGGAACCCTGTGATTGATGATTCAACGTTCCATAAAGCTTCTCAGTGGCCAGGGGCAAGTTGTCAACGGGCTGATTTGCACCATGCAGCAGCGCCACCAAGATGACTTTCAAACCATCTGGCAAGGCATTCTGAATGCGACGGGCCAACCCGATGCCGGGTGGATGTGGGACTATAAGCGTCGTCAGTCAGAGCAGGAGAACCGCTATGAGGCCTATGCGCTGGAAGCGGAGGCACTGACCCAGGGGCTTCTATTTCTCGAAACTCAATGGCGCCGCTCTCAGTTGCAGTCGCCCTCCCGCCTAGTTTATGTAGAGGCTCTGGCCTCGGCCCCCTGGAATCGGGGCAGCCTGGAGCAACCGCCTTTTTTCCGAGGGGTGGGGCGAACG encodes the following:
- a CDS encoding AlpA family transcriptional regulator: MLLFVNKRTASERLNLSGSTLKKYRLQGEWIEGIHWVRINSRCVRYNLELIQDWLHNRGNPAAHIQAIETYQRGLLSNQSPRRKP